In the genome of Piliocolobus tephrosceles isolate RC106 chromosome 20, ASM277652v3, whole genome shotgun sequence, the window TCATGAGGAGGCAATGGGGAAACAGGATGGCAGCCAGTGCCTGCCTATGGATGCTTGGACATTAAAGGGTCACCAGCTGAGTGTGGGCTGAGGGTCCCTGAACATAACCTTTGTGCTTAGGGAGAACCCATTCCAGAGCTGAGAGAGAAGGATGTCAACATgctgcttcctccctctttctggGAGCATTTCTTCTGCCCCTCCAATCCCATCCCTGAGAGCTGGTCCCAGGTCCAGCCCAAGCAGGAGAGGCAGCCCTCACCTTCCCAGGTGTTTGTAGGCATGTTACTCTCCCTCCTAGAGAGCGTTCCCCACAGCTCCGCCTTCCCTGCAGGCCCCGTCCATCCTCTAAACCACAAATCATCATCACCTCCACACCTTGAATATCTTTCTCAGCCATGCCTGGTTCCTCTGCAGGAGGGAAAAAGGAAGCAGTTCCTAGTAGTGTATGGAGGGACCTACAGAAAAACCAAAAGCCCACAGCAGATATTGCTTGTTTTTTACCTCTGTCAACTCTGGAGTGGAAGAAAGGGCATCCGTTGTAAAGTTCAACTCTTATCAAGTGGGTGGGGCTATAGACAGCTTGTCTCTGTCTTCAGCTGTGCAGCTCAGAGAGACCCAGATGTTGAGCTCATGCAGGAGCTAGACCCACACATGCCCATCATGAGGTTGCGGCCTTGGTCCAGCCTGTGTGTCTGAGGCTCCTAGATAGGCAAAGGCCATGAAGTTGGGGAGAACCTCTGAGATGGGATAAAACTCAGGAAGGAGTATAAGTCTGTGGGTGTCAAGCCTCCCAGCCCCAGCAATGCTAAATATTTCCAGGAGCAACTTCTTAGCTTGAAGCAACCTTGTCTGTTCAATTTTGtaatcacaaaggaaaaagtgTCCCAGTCCCCTGACCTTTCCTCTCATCACAATCCCCTTCCTCTGACATCACAGAGGCAAGAACTGTCCTCTCTGCTCAGAGAACTGAGTCAAGGGCGTCTCCAGGACAGACATTCAGGCAGAGCAAGCTCCAGGTTTCACCACAATGCCCATCCCTgcctccccactccacccacctctgccttccttaCTGCTGTATCTGCTGCTTGAACTGGCAGGTGAGTGgggcctcagtgtgtgtgtgtggtgagttCTCCCCTCTTCCTGTTTAGTGAACCCTCCCTCACCTGTTCCCATAAAATTTCCTTTGGGAGAGTTTTCTCCGTCTTATCCTAGAACAGGCAGAACTCAGAAGACTACACTGGGATGGCCCCCAATTCTGACAAAATCTCCCAGTGGTCATGTCTGTTGCAAATCTCTTTGTTCAGGTAAAAGACTCACACCTGTGgtcacagggctgggcacagcacCCATCACAGCTCTTACCCTCCAGCCTCTGGAATCAAAGgatgtgtaatttattttattttattttatattttattttattttattattttattttattttatttatttatttatttttatttttatttatttttttgagacagggtctcactctgtcacctaggctggagtgcagtggtgcgatcttggctcactacaacctccacctcctgggctcaagtgattctcctgcctccacctcccaagtagctgggactacaggcacgtgccaccaaacccagctaatttttgtcttttttttttatagagatggggtttcactatgatacccaggctggtctcaaacttctgagctcaagagttccacccgcctcagcctcccaaagtgctgggattataggcatgaaccaccacgcctggccgctgGCACGTTTTACACTTCTTTCTGTgaaattcagttttttatttctctgttgccACTGTTTTTGGCTACTCTCAAAAAGTACTgcaaactgggtggtttaaattacagaaattaattttctcacaggtCTGGAGATTAGACACTCAAAATCGAAGTGTGGGCAGGGTTGGTTCTTTCTGAGGACTGTGTTCTATGTCTCTGAGCTTCTGGCAGTGGTAGCCTCAAACATTTGTTGGATGGCAGGTGGCACCACCCTCCCTGTCTCCTCACATCATCTTACTCCTGtgtatgtctgtctctgtgttcaaatttccacTTCATATAAAAACAACCACCATATTGGATTAACACTCGCctcaatgacctcattttaacttgattttctCTGTAACAACTCTATTTtcaagtaaggtcacattctgagctaCCGGGGGTTAAGACTTCAATGTATATTTCAGAGGCATACAATTCAACTCATAATAGCCtcaacatgaaattttaataacTTAGATATATTCTTTGTTGGTTTATGTACTGCATTTATATCTGTCTGTGCTTTATACATAGGAAGGGTAAGTATAAAGCTTGCTTTTTTTATTCAATGCAGAGTTAAGGATGACTAAAAATATTTAGGTAAAAGCTAACTTAAGACACTTAAAGTTAGTAAAACTCACTTGAATTTTTAACTGTACTTATTGGGTGTGGTACACAGACTGTAAGGTGACTCCCAACTATCCCACTCTTATGTAAGACTACACTGGGATGGCCCCCAATTCTGACAAAATCTTCCAGTGGCCATGTCTGTTGCAAATCTCTTTGTTCAGGTAACATGCTTCTATCTGTGTGTTGTGTGTAACATGCTTCTATCTGATAGAATATGGCCAAAATGATGCACTGTCACCCCCTTGAGTATGTTAGGTTGTATAAGATCTATCACACTAGAGTTTTTCTTGCAACTTCTGGCCTGAAAGAAGCAAGGAGCCATGTTGAAAACTGCCTGTGAGAAGGCCCACGTGGCGAGGAACTGAGGGAAGCCCCTAGAAGTTGAGggcctcagtcctacaaccacaaagACCTGAATTCTACCAACAACCTGAGTGAACATAGAATGAACACTTCCCCAGTCAAACTCCCAGATAAGAACACAGCCCACCTGGCACCTTGAGTGGAGCTTGGTGAGATCTTGAAGCAGAGAACCCAGCTAAGCCATATCTGAATTACAAATTGACAGAAACTGTGAAGTAATTAGTatgtgttgttttcagccactaagtttgtggtaatttgttattcaGCAATAGAAAAGGAATACACTGAGTAAGATTGCAAAACCATACAAAAATAAAGTCCTCCATTGTTTTGTAgaacttatttgtttttaaaggtgTACAACTtggtggttttttaaattttattttggttttaattgaTAAACgacaattgtatatatttatgtggtataATGTGACGTtcttatacatgtatatatagtgaaatgatcaaatcaggctaattaacatatccatcacctcacatacttatcacttctttgtggtaagaacttttaaaatctacttttttagctattttgaagtatgcattaactataatcaccatgctgtgcaatagatcatCAGAACCTATTCCTCGTGTCTAACTACAACTTTATAGGTTTTGACCAGCATCTCCTATTTCCTTGTCCAACTCCCCACCACCCCAGACCCTGGTAACCACATTCTATTCTTTACTTctttgagtttgacttttttggattccacatataagcgagattccacatataagcaagatcatgcagtatttgtctttctgtacctggcttatttcacaccATAATATCCATGGTGTCATAAGTGAcagaattttctgatttttaaaggataaatagtattttgctgtgtgtgtgtgtgtgtaatcatatttttattcatttatacattGATAGGCACTTCAGTTGTTTCTATattttggctatcatgaataacaCTGCAATTTTGTAGAACTTCTCTTGTAGACATTTTGTGTATCTGCCATGAACTCAATGTCAGTGTGGCTTGTGTGATACCCAAGAACACGTGACAAGAGCAATTAAGTACTAAGGAATAAGATTTTATTGGGTAGAATTGAGCATTGACAAACCAATCATTGTAATATCTAAGATATTCCTACACTCCAAAAACCAATTGTCACCTTTTATGGAAAATAGTAACTTCACTGAGAATGCATGCCTCAGTGTTTACTCTGGGAGAGGTGAATGAGTGGCCTTTCACACCATAGAAGACCCGGTATTGGAGGGAGCTGCCTCCACATGCAGGTCACTCCATATGCACTCCGTATGCAGTATGTTGGTTATCAACGTACTGTCCTTAGCTGGGGCCGTATCCCTGATTCTGAGACAATTAGAAAAATCTGACccaaattatattttgtatattctcatttaataaaaatatattcatatatttatttaaaatatgtttatttagtGCCTAATATATTTGCAGGCCATCCTCATGCCCCAATGCAGAAGGAAAGTGCCATTCTCCTATTTGTACACTGGTACCCTCCCCTTCACCTCACATGGCACTCAGCATTGTAATTTTTATATGACTGGTGCCATCACATGATGCTGAAATAAAACTATCATATTGAGATCCCACCTTGACCTATAACCAGACCCTCAGAGCATCTTGAGCCAAGGCAGAGAACATGAGAGATGATTCCACGTTTCTTTCCAGGAACTTCAGATGAAGAGTTCCAGGTGAACCAGCCTCAGACTTCAGTGTCAGTCAATCCTGGAGATGTCCTAACCCTGGCCTGCAATATGTCTGCTCTGTCCCCAGAAGGGCCTGTCTTATGGTTCAAGAGCACTGGGCCAGGACAACAATTAATCTATAGTTTCAATGGAAGCCACTTCCCCAGAGTAACTCCGGTGGAAAACACAATGGTCGATCAAACAGACTATTCCATTCGCATCCGTGACGTGTTGCCAGAGGATGCTGGCACCTACTACTGTGTGAAGTTAAGGGTAGGACACCCTGACATGGAGTTTTTCTCTGGTCCAGGCACCATCGTGTATGTGAATGGTGAGCATAGCCTGATGCACTTTACTCCCTGGGTTTATGAAGATGAATCTTTAAAACCCTTCACTATGTACCAAATCATCACTACATACTGAATGCTGTGCTCCTTTATCCACAAACTACCCTGTAGACTAGGTTTCTACCAATGGCCTTTCTAGTAAGCCATTCTAGACAACCTGTGCCAAATACTGAATCAAGCTATGTTGACAAGCCACATCCTTCTCTGATGCCAACCCCACCAGAACCCATGACATAGGAGACACttacaaataaaaagatactGGGTATGCAAAGTGCAACTACATGTGTGCACTGCATGGCCTAAATGGTAAGAAAACTGGGCCCTAGAAGGCTGACTGACTTCTAAGGTTCTAGGAAGAAACCTGGGCCCAGGTATATGCATTGCGTATATTATGACTTATTTCATGACCCCAAACTTCCAGTCACAGATGCTAGCAGCCACATCTTAGCTTCTGATGGAATATCAACATGGGTGAAGTTTTCCCCAAAATGCCCAGTATCTCCTGGGCCAAAACAAAGGGCTCTTCAGGCAGGTAGACTCTCTACAGGCCTTCATGATCCCACTCACCTTCCCATTACCAACTGGAATGTGATTGGGGCCTGATAGCAAGTACCTGAGTGGTCACCACAGTCCAGTCTGAGATCACATTCCCATTCCCCATACGAGTCAATGAGTGAATGTGATCTCCTACCATCGCCTGGCACTGTTGGGGAATTCTCAGACCAGAAGGAGGGGTCTTGTGTATCGATCTCTCCAAAGTCTTTTTTGCAGAAAGCCTTCCCAGAGGGGTTGAGTCATTCCCTGACACTTGAGTTTTCCCAGGTCTGTCCTGAGACTTCCATGCCCAGCCCCACTGTTCTTTCATTCCCAGTATTTTTATTCCCAGGATAACCAGTAAttccttctcctccccacccctgaaTTAACGTCATGAAATACAATGATATTAGGTGTCCCTCTATTCTTCCAGGAGAACTGACCTTCCGAGTAATGTTTCCCTTGAATCCAGACACATTCCATAATGCCCAAATGGCAATGGAAAATCCACAGGTTTCCCTTAAGTTACATTATGTCCATGCAGACTGCTTTCCCACACTACCTCCTGGCCTTGCCAACCAGGAGTTCCCTTTCTCTCTAACCTGCTCCTTAGGCAGTCTGTGGTTTTGACAACCAAGCTTAATAGGAGAGATTATCACCAGGACCTGACACATTGTAGGGTAGTGATGATGACTGTGTAGGAGGGTAAAGGGTGGCCGGTTAGAACCTCCAAAATTGTAGAGGGTCCTTGAGGTTCTAATCTCTTTTTGTTGAGGAGAGGAAaccctctccctcctttctcttgaAGAGATAAGCAGTGGAACCATATGCTGTTGCCATGACCACCTAATTCTttagttgttttaatttcttctccACATCTCTCAGCATGAACTTCTCTACAAATTCAGAGAATAATCACCCttcagaggagagaggaaggccAATCCCAAACTCAGTGGAGATGTGGGGTTGAGGGACAGGACTTGAACCCAGTTCCAAATGTACCAAGTGACTCTAGGCAATTAGATGGATAGGGGAACTAGTCTTTCTCCATGAACATTACCCATTGATAattcccccttctccctccctgtccTCCTGTGACCATGGTTGAGGGCTGAGGAATGGAACTGAGGAGGAATACATCTGGTCCTCTGGACTAACTCCCCTCCTTCAGCACTCTGGGGAGAAACTACCTCCATGTGCAAAGGCCTCTCTTTACTCAGTGCATGGGCATTTATGCATGTCGTTaaaagaattaatgaatgagGCCCAACCATGACCTGTACCCATGCTTAAGCCAGAGTAGGGGAAATGAGAaatgattttcagtttctttccagGAGCCACACATATGTTCCATGTGCAACAAACAGAGATGTCACAGACTGTATCAACTGGGGAGTCAATCATCTTGAGTTGCAGCGTACCAGATACCTTACCAAATGGACCTGTCTTGTGGTTCAAGGGAACAGGGCCAAACCGGAAACTAATCTACAATTTCAAACAAGGTCACTTTCCCAGAGTAAAAGAGATTGGAGACACCAACAAGCCTGGCAACACAGACTTTTCCATCCGCATCCATGAAATCTCTCTTGCTGATGCTGGCACCTATTATTGCGTCAAGTTCATAAAAGGGAAAGCTATCAAGGAGTACCAATCAGGTCACGGCACTCAGGTGTTTGTTACTGGTGAGTATGTCTCCTATACCTCATACCCCCGGAGTATAATATCATCTCAGCAGTTACGTcttctattcattcaacaattgcTATGTGCCAAATATTACTGAAGATACAACATacatttaatctttttaattctCTCAGCAAACTGTGAGTTAGGTAttttacaggaagaaaaaaagactcaaaagGTTGGGCGAGAATGATGAGAGCTATTTTGGTTGATTTCTCAATATTCAATCCACCCCTTATGACTAACCTAAGCCAACTAGTATAATTCCATGTTCCCTGCTAGAGGTTTACTCAAATATGGGATGAACTTGGCCAGTTTGGGTCTATCAGAGAAAAATACAGGCTTGCAGAGAAATCTGGTAATCTAAAGTAATTCTTTCCCTTCTTGGCTAGAAACAAGCAATTGTGTTGCTCCAGGTTCTTTAAGCAGGCATCTTATGACCATGAGGGGAATAAGGTTGAGAAAAAGTCTAGATGAATGCAGATATGTAACTAGTGTGGATTTGACAATATGCACAACCATACTGCTCCTTGTTCCAATCTCACCTCTGGACTTCTAATAATGTGAAAGAAAACATCTCCTTGTTAAGCCAATTTGCTTAAATCAACAATGTCCTGAGGGCTACAAGAATAATAAAGGTCCCACATCCCACAGTGTGTTGTAGTGTGTTGAACTGCAAGAACAAATCTGTTTTCTGCATCCAAAGCCTTTTTCTTAGTGTTTTGCTACTTGTGGTGCCCTGTGAACTTTGGGCAATATCCAGCCTGAGAAATTATTAAATTGGTAATACAATaatgctaacatttattgggcatctACTATATTCCAAACATTTCATCTATATTATCTACACAGCAACATTTGAATTGCTGGATGCTTGTACTCActgtacagatgaggaacctaACTCAGGGAGATTTCAGAAGTGTACATAGTAGGGAATAAAGAGGTGGGGTTGTCTGGGCCCAGTCCAGTATGCTCTATATTAGTGAAGAATATTTACTTACAAGAGAGAAGATCAAATGCATTAATTTCAACCAAAAATATGAGTTGATTGATTCTGTACCTGCAGAGAATTCTGGGTTACTCACAGTATTCAAGGCAGAACTTTTGGAACCAGGGACTAAAGCATTGGATTTAGGGCTTAGTGTTACCAAGACTGTGGCTCTCTGACAATATTCATTCTCTGACAATATTCATGTAAGATGGGAATATTCATTCCCCCATCTTACAACCCATGTGGAAAGAGAACTTCTTCCTACCAACCTTCACAAGTGAGTTCTAGGGAACTATCCACATTAGCCTTTTGTATGCCttgttgtcaacattttattcattgttgCTAGGGAGAGGAGGTGCCATGCTCCCAGTCAACCTAATGGAACAAATGCTAAGCAggttgaaaacaaaatatgttcatCCACCACATGGTCCACACCCCACCTTatcagatgaggaagttgagccTCTGAAAGGTTAATGGGCTTGTCTTCCAGGCTATGGGTACTGGAACCCCGGTAGACTCTTCTCTGAACTCTTTGGGTTTATGGCTTTGCCTTCTTCTTAATAAGAAGTCTCTAGTTAGAGTGGAGGTGTAGGAGTGCATGACAGCTGTTTAGAGGGAGAATGCTGTGAATGAGTTCAATATCCTTATTAACATTCAAATGTTCTGAGTCAGAAATGTACCAAACTTATAccatttcttaataaataaaaatgtatacatatatttttaaaatacttagctATGTATTAGTTTCTTGTAGTTGGTGTAACTAACAGATACAAATTTGACAGCTTAAAACAACCGAAATAGACCATTATGGGTGGCATAACAGCACAAGGAGTTCCAAGGGCCCACTCCATGGAAACTGgcgaaaatgatttttaaaaaatattgagagtCTCTGGAAATAGTATTAAGGGCAtatcataaatgaagaaataatttttaaactactaAAACTGGGGAAGAAAAGTAAAAGTCTGATATTTGAACCAAAACCTCCCTTTTCCCTGTCAAAGTCTACACTCCATGGCAAAGAAGAGGAATCAACTGCACCAAAATAATCCATCCAGTCACTCAACAACTGAAGAAGCAGATGATAATAACAAGCCTTGGTGGTTGTGAGGGAGATCAATATCCAGAGTTTCTACaatatattatgtaaaatgtccagtttcaaaaaaaagtgagacatgcaatagaacagaaaaatatgacacatataccaaaaacaaaccaaaaaaaggtaTCAGAAACTGCTTGTTATGACCACCAGATGTCAAACTTAACAGGCAAAGCCTTTGATGTAACCATtacaaatatgttcaaagaaacaTGATTAAACAAACCATGATTAAATAAGTACAGGAAAATAAGATGATAATGTTGCATCAAATAGGAgatatcaataaagagatagaaatttttaaaaagaaccaaatggaaattttcttattcaaaagtataacaattgaaagaaaaattgccCTAGAGGGAATTAACAGTAGATTTGAAGAAGCAGATTTAGCAAATTTGAAATAGATTAATGTAAATTATGGaatctgaagaacagagaaaaatttaatgaaaataacatttaaaaaatgaacagcgCCTCAGAGAAATGTAGGCCATCATTAAGCACACCACATACGTGTAATAGGGATagcagaaggagaggagaaagagaaaacagcagaaaaaatattcaaagaaagaaTAGTTGAAAATTTCCCAAGTTTATTTATTCAGCTGGACTGAAGATTGAAAAAGGAAACTCAAATTACTAgaatcagggccgggcgcggtggctcaagcctgtaatcccagcactttgggaggctgagacgggcggatcacgaggtcaggagatcgagaccatcctggctaacacggtgaaaccccgtctctactaaaatacaaaaaattagccgggcatgttggcgggcgcctgtagtcccagctactcgggaggctgaggcaggagaatggcgtgaacccgggaggcagagcttgcagtgagctgagatcaggccactgcactccagcctgggcgacagagcgagactccgtctcaaaaaaaaaaaaaaaaaaattactagaatcAGATTACTAGCAtcaggaaaaaccagtgcaaaaaggctgaaaattccaaaaaaaagaatgcctcttctcctccaaaggatgacatctcctcaccagcaagggaacaaaactggatggagaatgagtttgacaaattgacagaagtaggcttcacaaggtgggtaataacaaactactTGAAGCTACAGGAGCATGctctaacccaatgcaagaaagctaagaaccttgataaaaggttacaggagctgctaactagaataaccagtttagaaaagaacaccaaatgacctgatggagctgaaaaacacaacacaagaacttcatgaaacaTACAGAAGTATCAAGAGCCAAATCTATCAaccagaagaaaggatatcagacaTTGAAgacaaatttaatgaaataaagtgtgaagacaagattaaagaaaaaagagcaaaaaagaatgaacaaagcctccgagaaatatggggctatgtggaaaagaccaaacctacatttgattggtgtacctagagtgatggggagaatggaaccaagttggaaaatacacttcaggatattatccaggagaacttccccaacctagcaagacaggccaacattcaaattcaggaaatacagataatgccacaaagatactcctcgagaagaacaaccccaagacacataatcatcagattcaccaagattgaaatgaaggaaaaaatgttaagggcagccagacagaaagatcgggttacccaaAAAgagaagcccattagactaacagcagatctctcttcagaaaccctacaagccagaagagagtgaggaccaacgttcaacattcttaaagaaaagaattttcaacccagaatttcatatccagtcaaaaaaacagcttcataagtgaaggagaaataaaatcctttacagacaagcaaatgctgagtgaTTTTGtaaccactaggcctgccttacaagagctcctgaaggaagcactaaatatagaaaggaaaaactagtaccagacactgcaaaaacatgccaaaatgtaaaatccatcaacactatgaagaaactgcatctaCTAATGGACAgcataaccagctagcatcataa includes:
- the LOC111548096 gene encoding signal-regulatory protein beta-1-like isoform X2 translates to MVLSRGHRIGLWALTHSTSLEGTSDEEFQVNQPQTSVSVNPGDVLTLACNMSALSPEGPVLWFKSTGPGQQLIYSFNGSHFPRVTPVENTMVDQTDYSIRIRDVLPEDAGTYYCVKLRVGHPDMEFFSGPGTIVYVNGATHMFHVQQTEMSQTVSTGESIILSCSVPDTLPNGPVLWFKGTGPNRKLIYNFKQGHFPRVKEIGDTNKPGNTDFSIRIHEISLADAGTYYCVKFIKGKAIKEYQSGHGTQVFVTAPPSLPVVIGPLERALLGQTVNFSCMSYGFYPKNVTLKWFKNGKKLSSLQTHVVQLKNSNAYKIVSTTEVVPALDDLNSHVTCSVYHRSLHYPLHGKADLSETMIVPPKVSILQHPASNNKMNVTCQAEEFYPQDMQLTWLKDGSVSQRDETLTPTKGKDGLYSMQSSILVENSDHEEDTMLTCQVEQDGWQKITVKMTFWASAHLDRSQL